In one window of Streptomyces sp. NBC_01224 DNA:
- a CDS encoding aldehyde dehydrogenase family protein, which translates to MSDNRLSVFKTYKLYVGGKFPRSESGRVYEVTDSKGKWLANAPQSSRKDARDAVVAARKAFGGWAGATAYNRGQILYRIAEMLEGRKDQFVREVADAEGLSKSKAAAVVDAAIDRWVWYAGWTDKIGQIVGGANPVAGPFFNLSTPEPTGVVTVLAPQKSSFLGLVSVIAPVIATGNTAVVVASAHSPLPALSLGEVLATSDLPGGVVNILSGKTAEIAAPLASHQDVNAIDLTGADAALAQELEIAAADNLKRVLRPQPVDEDGTFDWSADPGTHRLTAFLETKTVWHPTGALGTSGSSY; encoded by the coding sequence ATGTCCGATAACCGTCTGAGCGTCTTCAAGACCTACAAGCTGTACGTCGGGGGCAAGTTCCCCCGCTCCGAGAGCGGCCGGGTGTACGAGGTGACGGACTCCAAGGGCAAGTGGCTGGCGAACGCCCCCCAGTCCTCGCGCAAGGACGCGCGTGACGCGGTCGTGGCCGCCCGCAAGGCGTTCGGCGGCTGGGCGGGCGCGACGGCGTACAACCGCGGCCAGATCCTCTACCGCATCGCGGAGATGCTGGAGGGCCGCAAGGACCAGTTCGTACGGGAAGTGGCGGACGCGGAGGGCCTGTCGAAGTCCAAGGCGGCGGCCGTCGTGGACGCGGCCATCGATCGCTGGGTCTGGTACGCGGGCTGGACCGACAAGATCGGCCAGATCGTGGGCGGGGCGAACCCGGTCGCGGGCCCGTTCTTCAATCTGTCCACGCCCGAGCCGACCGGTGTGGTCACGGTGCTGGCGCCCCAGAAGTCCTCGTTCCTGGGCCTGGTCTCGGTGATCGCTCCGGTGATCGCGACCGGCAACACGGCGGTCGTCGTCGCCTCGGCCCACTCCCCGCTGCCGGCCCTGTCCCTGGGCGAGGTGCTGGCCACCTCCGACCTGCCGGGCGGCGTGGTCAACATCCTGTCCGGGAAGACGGCGGAGATCGCGGCACCGCTCGCGTCCCACCAGGACGTGAACGCGATCGACCTCACGGGCGCGGACGCCGCTCTGGCGCAGGAGCTGGAGATCGCTGCGGCGGACAACCTGAAGCGGGTACTTCGTCCACAGCCTGTGGACGAAGACGGCACCTTCGACTGGTCGGCCGATCCGGGCACCCACCGCCTGACGGCCTTCCTGGAGACGAAGACGGTCTGGCACCCGACAGGCGCGCTCGGCACCTCGGGGTCCTCGTACTGA
- a CDS encoding HAMP domain-containing sensor histidine kinase, translating to MSDAAKRSLLTGLRWTSLRLRLVVVFALVALTAAVSASGIAYWLNREAVLTRTQDSALGDFRQEMQNRAASLPLHPTKDDLQNAAVQMASSSPGYSVLLVDERDTGKPIVGNSDLDTFTLDNVPLSLQKAVNKKQPVETGNKYEYHLFWQRVSIRGTPYLVGGTKIIGGGPAGYMLKSLDQERQDLNSLAWSLGIATGLALVGSALLAQAAATTVLRPVQRLGDAARKLGEGKLDTRLVVSGTDELADLSRTFNRTASSLEKKVADMSARDEASRRFVADMSHELRTPLTALTAVTEVLEDEADSLDPMIAPAVHLVVSETRRLNDLVENLMEVTRFDAGTARLVLDTVDVADQVTACIDARAWLDAVDLDAERGMMVRLDPRRLDVILANLIGNALKHGGSPVRVSVRTEGDELVIEVRDHGPGIPEDVLPHVFDRFYKASASRPRSEGSGLGLSIAMENAHIHGGDITAANSPDGDGAVFVLRLPRDAEPLPRSAGDHDAGDQNEEGDAT from the coding sequence GTGAGCGACGCCGCCAAACGAAGTCTGCTCACCGGGCTTCGCTGGACCAGTCTGCGACTGCGTCTCGTCGTCGTGTTCGCGCTGGTGGCGCTGACCGCCGCAGTGTCCGCCTCGGGGATCGCGTACTGGCTGAACCGCGAGGCCGTACTGACGCGTACCCAGGACTCCGCGCTCGGGGACTTCCGCCAGGAGATGCAGAACCGAGCGGCCTCGCTGCCGCTGCATCCCACCAAGGACGATCTGCAGAACGCCGCCGTGCAGATGGCGAGCAGCTCGCCCGGCTACAGCGTGCTGCTGGTCGATGAGCGCGACACCGGCAAGCCGATCGTCGGCAACTCCGACCTGGACACCTTCACGCTCGACAACGTGCCGCTGTCGCTGCAGAAGGCGGTCAACAAGAAGCAGCCGGTGGAGACGGGCAACAAGTACGAGTACCACCTGTTCTGGCAGCGGGTCAGCATCCGCGGTACGCCGTATCTGGTGGGCGGCACGAAGATCATCGGCGGTGGCCCGGCCGGCTACATGCTGAAGTCGCTCGACCAGGAGCGGCAGGATCTGAACTCCCTCGCCTGGTCGCTGGGGATCGCCACCGGGCTCGCCCTGGTCGGCTCGGCGCTGCTCGCACAGGCCGCCGCGACGACCGTGCTGCGGCCCGTGCAACGGCTCGGTGACGCCGCGCGCAAGCTCGGCGAGGGCAAGCTCGACACCCGGCTCGTGGTGTCCGGCACCGATGAACTCGCCGATCTCTCCCGTACGTTCAACAGGACCGCGAGTTCGCTGGAGAAGAAGGTCGCGGACATGAGCGCGCGGGACGAGGCGAGCCGGCGGTTCGTCGCCGACATGTCCCACGAACTGCGCACCCCGCTCACCGCGCTGACCGCCGTCACCGAAGTGCTGGAGGACGAGGCGGACAGCCTGGACCCGATGATCGCGCCCGCGGTGCATCTCGTGGTGAGCGAGACCCGGCGCCTCAACGACCTGGTGGAGAACCTGATGGAGGTCACCCGCTTCGACGCGGGTACGGCCCGGCTCGTCCTCGACACGGTCGATGTCGCCGACCAGGTCACCGCCTGCATCGACGCCCGCGCCTGGCTGGACGCGGTGGATCTGGACGCCGAGCGCGGCATGATGGTCCGCCTCGACCCGCGCCGGCTCGATGTGATCCTGGCGAATCTGATCGGCAACGCGCTCAAGCACGGTGGTTCGCCGGTACGGGTCTCGGTACGGACCGAGGGCGACGAACTCGTCATCGAGGTCCGCGACCACGGCCCCGGTATCCCCGAGGACGTCCTGCCGCATGTCTTCGACCGGTTCTACAAGGCCAGCGCCTCCCGGCCGCGCTCCGAGGGCAGCGGTCTCGGCCTGTCGATCGCCATGGAGAACGCGCACATCCACGGCGGTGACATCACGGCCGCGAACTCGCCGGACGGCGACGGCGCGGTGTTCGTACTGCGGCTGCCGCGCGATGCCGAGCCGCTCCCCCGTTCCGCCGGGGATCACGACGCGGGGGATCAGAACGAGGAGGGCGACGCGACGTGA
- a CDS encoding aldehyde dehydrogenase family protein, which translates to MASAFEYAPAPESRSVVDIAPSYGLFIDGEFTDAADGKVFKTVSPSSEEVLSEVAQAGAADVDRAVKAARKAFEKWSVLPGSERAKYLFRIARIIQERSRELAVLETLDNGKPIKETRDADLPLVAAHFFYYAGWADKLDHAGYGANPRPLGVAGQIIPWNFPLLMLAWKIAPALATGNTVVLKPAETTPLSALFFADICRQAGLPKGVVNILTGYGDAGAALVEHEDVDKVAFTGSTAVGKAIARQVAGTNKKVTLELGGKGANIVFDDAPIDQAVEGIVTGIFFNQGQVCCAGSRLLVQESIQDELLDALKRRLSTLRLGDPLDKNTDIGAINSAEQLARITALVETGEAEGAERWSAACELPSSGYWFAPTLFTNVTQAHTIARDEIFGPVLSVLSFRTPDEAVAKANNSQYGLSAGIWTEKGSRILAVANKLRAGVVWANTFNKFDPTSPFGGYKESGFGREGGRHGLEAYLDVR; encoded by the coding sequence ATGGCATCTGCATTCGAGTACGCCCCCGCCCCCGAGTCGCGCTCGGTCGTCGATATCGCGCCCTCGTACGGCCTGTTCATCGACGGCGAGTTCACCGACGCGGCCGACGGCAAGGTTTTCAAGACGGTCTCGCCGAGCAGCGAAGAGGTGCTCTCCGAGGTCGCGCAGGCCGGCGCCGCGGACGTCGACCGGGCCGTGAAGGCGGCCCGCAAGGCTTTCGAGAAGTGGTCGGTGCTGCCCGGTTCCGAGCGCGCCAAGTACCTCTTCCGGATCGCCCGCATCATCCAGGAGCGCAGCCGAGAGCTCGCCGTTCTCGAAACCCTCGACAACGGCAAGCCGATCAAGGAGACGCGCGACGCGGACCTCCCCCTGGTCGCGGCGCACTTCTTCTACTACGCGGGCTGGGCCGACAAGCTCGACCACGCCGGCTACGGCGCGAACCCCCGCCCCCTCGGCGTCGCGGGCCAGATCATCCCGTGGAACTTCCCGCTCCTCATGCTGGCCTGGAAGATCGCCCCGGCGCTCGCCACCGGCAACACGGTGGTCCTCAAGCCCGCCGAGACGACCCCGCTCTCCGCGCTCTTCTTCGCGGACATCTGCCGCCAGGCGGGCCTGCCGAAGGGTGTCGTGAACATCCTCACCGGGTACGGGGACGCGGGCGCCGCCCTCGTCGAGCACGAGGACGTCGACAAGGTCGCCTTCACCGGCTCGACCGCGGTCGGCAAGGCCATTGCCCGCCAGGTCGCCGGTACGAACAAGAAGGTCACCCTGGAGCTGGGCGGCAAGGGCGCCAACATCGTCTTCGATGACGCCCCGATCGACCAGGCCGTCGAGGGCATCGTCACCGGCATCTTCTTCAATCAGGGCCAGGTCTGCTGCGCGGGCTCGCGCCTGCTCGTGCAGGAGTCGATCCAGGACGAGCTGCTGGACGCCCTGAAGCGCCGGCTGTCCACTCTCCGGCTCGGCGACCCGCTGGACAAGAACACCGACATCGGCGCGATCAACTCCGCGGAGCAGCTCGCCCGGATCACCGCGCTCGTCGAGACGGGCGAGGCGGAGGGCGCCGAACGCTGGTCCGCCGCCTGTGAACTCCCCTCTTCCGGCTACTGGTTCGCCCCGACGCTGTTCACCAACGTCACCCAGGCGCACACCATCGCCCGCGACGAGATCTTCGGCCCGGTGCTGTCGGTGCTGTCGTTCCGTACGCCCGACGAGGCGGTCGCCAAGGCCAACAACAGCCAGTACGGCCTCTCGGCCGGCATCTGGACGGAGAAGGGCTCCCGCATCCTCGCGGTGGCGAACAAGCTCCGGGCGGGCGTCGTCTGGGCCAACACGTTCAACAAGTTCGACCCGACCTCGCCCTTCGGCGGCTACAAGGAGTCGGGCTTCGGCCGCGAAGGCGGCCGTCACGGCCTGGAGGCGTACCTCGATGTCCGATAA
- the afsQ1 gene encoding two-component system response regulator AfsQ1 codes for MPFLLLIEDDDAIRTALELSLSRQGHRVATAATGEDGLKLLREQRPDLIVLDVMLPGIDGFEVCRRIRRTDQLPIILLTARSDDIDVVVGLESGADDYVVKPVQGRVLDARIRAVLRRGERESTDSASFGNVVIDRSAMTVTKNGEDLQLTPTELRLLLELSRRPGQALSRQQLLRLVWEHDYLGDSRLVDACVQRLRAKVEDVPSSPTLIRTVRGVGYRLDSPQ; via the coding sequence GTGCCTTTCCTGTTGCTGATCGAGGACGACGACGCCATCCGCACGGCCCTCGAACTCTCGCTGTCACGCCAGGGCCACCGTGTGGCCACCGCGGCGACGGGAGAGGACGGCCTGAAACTGCTGCGTGAGCAGCGGCCGGATCTGATCGTGCTGGATGTGATGCTGCCCGGCATCGACGGTTTCGAGGTGTGCCGGCGCATCCGGCGCACCGACCAGCTGCCGATCATTCTGCTGACCGCGCGCAGCGACGACATCGACGTCGTGGTCGGGCTTGAGTCCGGTGCCGACGACTATGTGGTGAAACCCGTGCAGGGCCGGGTGCTCGACGCCCGGATCCGGGCGGTGCTGCGCCGCGGTGAGCGCGAGTCCACCGACTCCGCGTCCTTCGGGAACGTGGTGATCGACCGCTCCGCGATGACCGTGACCAAGAACGGCGAGGATCTTCAGCTGACGCCGACCGAGCTGCGACTCCTGCTGGAGCTGAGCCGCCGGCCGGGCCAGGCCCTGTCGCGGCAGCAGCTGCTGCGGCTGGTCTGGGAGCACGACTACCTCGGTGACTCCCGGCTCGTGGACGCCTGTGTGCAGCGACTGCGCGCCAAGGTGGAGGACGTACCGTCCTCGCCGACCCTGATCCGTACCGTTCGGGGTGTGGGCTACCGGCTGGATTCGCCTCAGTGA
- the deoC gene encoding deoxyribose-phosphate aldolase: MPTTAPAFSDATASDSALRRFLHGLPGVDAVGLEARAASLGTRSIKTTAKAYAIDLAISMIDLTTLEGADTPGKVRALAAKAVNPDPTDRTTPRTAAVCVYPDMAATAVAALAGSGVKVASVATAFPAGRAALDVKLADVRDAVAAGADEIDMVIDRGAFLSGRYLKVYEEILAVKAECARADGPDARLKVIFETGELSTYDNIRRASWLGMLAGADFIKTSTGKVSTNATPANTLLMLEAVRDFRAQTGVQIGVKPAGGIRTSKDAIKFLVLVNETAGEGWLDNHWFRFGASSLLNDLLMQRQKLSTGRYSGPDYVTVD; encoded by the coding sequence ATGCCCACCACTGCTCCCGCATTCTCCGACGCGACCGCGTCCGACAGTGCGCTGCGCCGCTTCCTGCACGGGCTGCCCGGCGTCGACGCCGTCGGCCTCGAAGCGCGCGCCGCGTCCCTCGGAACCCGTTCGATCAAGACGACGGCCAAGGCGTACGCCATCGACCTGGCCATCTCGATGATCGACCTGACGACGCTGGAAGGCGCGGACACCCCGGGCAAGGTCCGGGCTCTCGCCGCCAAGGCCGTCAATCCCGACCCGACCGACCGCACGACCCCGCGCACCGCGGCGGTCTGCGTCTACCCCGACATGGCGGCGACGGCCGTCGCCGCGCTGGCCGGTTCCGGCGTGAAGGTGGCTTCAGTGGCGACGGCCTTCCCCGCCGGCCGCGCCGCGCTCGACGTCAAGCTCGCGGATGTCCGCGACGCCGTTGCCGCCGGGGCCGACGAGATCGACATGGTGATCGACCGGGGCGCTTTCCTCTCCGGCCGTTACCTCAAGGTGTACGAGGAGATCCTCGCAGTGAAGGCCGAGTGCGCGCGGGCCGACGGCCCCGACGCCCGGCTGAAGGTGATCTTCGAGACCGGCGAGCTGTCCACGTACGACAACATCCGCCGCGCCTCCTGGCTCGGCATGCTGGCGGGCGCCGACTTCATCAAGACGTCGACCGGCAAGGTCTCCACCAACGCCACGCCCGCGAACACCCTGCTGATGCTGGAGGCCGTGCGCGACTTCCGGGCGCAGACCGGCGTACAGATCGGTGTGAAGCCGGCCGGCGGCATCCGCACCTCCAAGGACGCGATCAAGTTCCTGGTGCTGGTGAACGAGACCGCGGGCGAGGGCTGGCTGGACAACCACTGGTTCCGCTTCGGCGCCTCCAGCCTGCTGAACGATCTGCTGATGCAGCGCCAGAAGCTCAGCACCGGCCGTTACTCCGGCCCCGATTACGTGACGGTGGACTGA
- a CDS encoding TetR/AcrR family transcriptional regulator: protein MTDARAAGKQPGKRRQGPARGRILEAAARRFYADGVAATGIDTITAEAGVAKMSLYNNFASKADLVSAYLQARHEEWLGLYRRRLADAQGPREAVLAVFDAYADHAGLAYEHGFRGCGLLNAAAELPTGHEGRTVVRHHKEEVESLLATHLQELLPGQDEKARATAEHLAFLLEGAIVRAGLEGDGVRMRRARDMAARLVDGL from the coding sequence ATGACTGACGCGAGGGCCGCCGGAAAACAGCCGGGAAAGCGGCGGCAGGGGCCTGCGCGCGGGCGGATTCTTGAGGCCGCGGCGCGACGGTTCTACGCCGACGGTGTGGCGGCGACCGGGATCGACACGATCACCGCCGAGGCCGGTGTGGCGAAGATGAGCCTCTACAACAACTTCGCCTCCAAGGCCGACCTCGTCTCCGCCTACCTCCAGGCCCGGCACGAGGAGTGGCTCGGCCTCTACCGGCGGCGCCTGGCCGACGCGCAGGGCCCACGGGAGGCCGTACTGGCCGTCTTCGATGCCTACGCCGACCATGCCGGTCTCGCCTACGAGCACGGCTTCCGCGGATGCGGGCTGCTCAACGCGGCCGCCGAGCTGCCCACCGGACACGAGGGCCGGACGGTGGTGCGCCACCACAAGGAGGAGGTCGAGAGCCTGCTCGCCACCCACCTCCAGGAGCTGCTGCCCGGCCAGGACGAGAAGGCCCGCGCCACAGCGGAACACCTGGCGTTCCTGCTCGAAGGGGCCATCGTGCGCGCGGGCCTCGAAGGAGACGGCGTACGCATGCGGCGCGCACGCGACATGGCGGCGCGCCTGGTGGACGGCCTGTGA
- a CDS encoding DMT family transporter — protein sequence MERAGRTAAGPGAGALAVLLASVLWGTTGTAATFAPQVGPLAIGAAAMGLGGLLQALMAGRRIAQARAALRAQWRIVLVGGSGVALYPLAFYTSMHLAGVAVGTVVSIGSAPLASALIERIVDRQRLSRRWMTGAALGVAGTVLLCAAEAAQGGSGTGAGSAGQTVAGVGLGLVAGVTYAVYAWAAHRLITRGVTSRAAMGAVFGLGGLMLVPVLLATGAPLVASWTNAGVGLYMALVPMFTGYVLFGFGLSRIPVSTATTLSLLEPAVAAVFAVLVVGEHLPALGWAGIVLVIACLGVLTVPSRRLRATRRATAGKPMVESAVSAASSDCVARARDHLAELLPEPPPPAVPPQNRTGGPTG from the coding sequence ATGGAGCGCGCCGGTCGCACTGCGGCCGGACCGGGGGCAGGCGCACTCGCCGTGCTGCTGGCCTCGGTGCTGTGGGGCACCACAGGCACTGCGGCAACCTTCGCACCACAGGTGGGGCCGCTGGCGATCGGTGCCGCGGCGATGGGCCTGGGGGGGCTGCTGCAGGCTCTGATGGCCGGGCGTCGCATCGCGCAGGCCCGCGCGGCGCTCAGGGCGCAGTGGCGGATCGTGCTCGTCGGGGGATCGGGCGTGGCTCTGTATCCGCTGGCGTTCTACACCTCCATGCATCTGGCCGGTGTCGCGGTGGGAACGGTCGTGTCCATCGGTTCGGCCCCGCTGGCATCGGCCTTGATCGAGCGGATCGTCGACCGGCAGCGCCTGTCCCGGCGATGGATGACCGGTGCCGCCCTCGGGGTGGCCGGCACCGTGCTGCTGTGTGCGGCCGAGGCCGCGCAGGGCGGTTCCGGAACCGGTGCGGGGTCTGCCGGGCAGACCGTCGCCGGGGTGGGGCTCGGGCTGGTGGCGGGCGTGACGTACGCCGTGTACGCGTGGGCTGCGCATCGCCTCATCACACGCGGCGTCACCTCGCGCGCGGCCATGGGAGCGGTGTTCGGACTCGGCGGGCTGATGCTCGTGCCGGTGCTGCTGGCCACCGGCGCACCGCTGGTCGCCTCCTGGACGAATGCGGGCGTCGGCCTCTACATGGCGCTGGTGCCGATGTTCACCGGGTACGTCCTGTTCGGGTTCGGCCTGTCCCGCATTCCCGTCAGCACCGCGACGACCCTGTCCCTGCTGGAGCCCGCCGTAGCGGCTGTGTTCGCGGTCCTGGTCGTGGGCGAACACCTGCCCGCCCTCGGCTGGGCCGGGATCGTGCTCGTCATCGCCTGCCTCGGTGTGCTGACCGTCCCCTCCCGGCGTCTGCGAGCGACTCGCCGTGCCACCGCGGGGAAGCCGATGGTGGAATCGGCGGTCTCGGCGGCGTCTTCGGACTGTGTCGCGCGCGCCCGAGACCACCTCGCGGAACTCCTCCCGGAACCCCCGCCTCCCGCCGTTCCGCCTCAGAACCGGACCGGTGGGCCCACCGGGTAG
- a CDS encoding VanZ family protein: MRQGSGSQAVIRFRAAGVSLLLAHLLLVGWLTLRPLDVPWTTASNLQPFAGIRADLSLGPVEATRRIGEGLLLLAPLGVLLPVAGGRLFVSPWASLARTVAAGALISLAIELAQTGVPGQVVDVDSLLLNTTGVALAHLLVVPMCRARLRRRNQQRIRVLPHPRDEAAQGSTPTIPRVGIAP, translated from the coding sequence GTGCGTCAAGGTTCGGGCAGTCAAGCTGTCATCCGCTTCCGCGCGGCCGGGGTATCTCTCCTCCTCGCGCATCTGCTGCTTGTCGGGTGGCTGACGCTGCGCCCGCTCGATGTGCCGTGGACGACCGCCTCGAATCTTCAACCGTTCGCCGGTATCAGAGCGGACCTGTCCCTGGGCCCGGTCGAGGCCACCCGTCGGATCGGTGAGGGGTTGCTGCTGCTCGCCCCACTGGGCGTGCTGCTGCCGGTGGCCGGAGGCCGGCTGTTCGTCTCCCCGTGGGCCTCGCTGGCCCGTACCGTCGCGGCGGGGGCGCTGATCTCGCTGGCCATCGAACTGGCGCAGACCGGGGTGCCGGGGCAGGTCGTCGACGTCGACTCGCTGCTGCTGAACACCACCGGTGTGGCGCTCGCCCATCTGCTGGTCGTGCCCATGTGCCGGGCGCGGCTGCGCCGCAGGAACCAGCAGCGGATCAGGGTGCTGCCCCACCCCAGGGACGAGGCGGCTCAGGGGTCGACCCCGACGATTCCCAGGGTCGGCATCGCACCATAG
- a CDS encoding uridine kinase yields MLNTNPASGGSPARVNASQSCPVNSQPLLTRVVLLAGPSGSGKSSLAARTDLPVLRLDDFYKEGDDPTLPLVPGSTDIDWDSAQSWDADAAVAAVTELCRTGRTNVPVYDIATSSRVDHEALHIDRTPLFVAEGIFAADIVERCQELGVLADALCLRGRPTTTFRRRLLRDLREGRKSVPFLLRRGWRLMRAERRIVAQQAALGAHPCGKEEALGRLAAAAAGRCRRAPVGAPVPE; encoded by the coding sequence ATGCTCAATACCAACCCGGCCTCCGGGGGATCCCCTGCGCGGGTCAATGCCTCACAATCGTGTCCTGTGAATTCCCAACCGCTCCTGACCCGCGTCGTGCTGCTCGCGGGCCCCTCCGGCTCCGGCAAGTCCTCCCTCGCCGCCCGCACCGATCTGCCGGTGCTGCGCCTGGACGACTTCTACAAGGAGGGCGACGACCCCACGCTGCCGCTCGTCCCCGGAAGCACGGACATCGACTGGGACTCCGCACAGTCCTGGGACGCCGATGCGGCCGTCGCCGCGGTCACGGAGCTGTGCCGGACGGGGCGGACGAACGTCCCGGTGTACGACATCGCCACGAGCTCCCGCGTCGACCACGAGGCCCTCCACATCGACCGCACACCACTGTTCGTGGCCGAGGGGATCTTCGCGGCGGACATCGTCGAACGGTGCCAGGAACTGGGCGTGCTCGCGGACGCGCTGTGCCTGCGCGGCCGTCCGACGACGACCTTCCGCCGTCGGCTGTTGCGGGATCTGCGGGAGGGCCGCAAGTCGGTGCCGTTCCTGCTGCGACGGGGGTGGCGGCTGATGCGCGCGGAGCGGCGGATCGTGGCACAGCAGGCGGCACTGGGCGCGCACCCGTGCGGCAAGGAGGAGGCCCTCGGCCGGCTGGCCGCCGCGGCGGCGGGACGCTGCCGCCGGGCACCGGTGGGGGCGCCGGTTCCGGAGTAG
- a CDS encoding PH domain-containing protein — MTSPTPPAEPTYADRTFRSPAGIAGGVLLLILMCWIGGDAVFRGGGRVPWLALAGLLTAVPLVVAFTLRPVVLANEQRIKIRNPFRTITMPWTAVADLRAGYSSELFTEDGAKYQLWAVPVSLRQRKKAARQQSRRSLDDPYDRTSVHADVRDTKARTATADQTMADLRELVERAKTGAGSGKSSKSAATSDSSPSSVSVRWAYEVIAPAVVGAVLLVVLLATG; from the coding sequence ATGACGAGCCCCACACCGCCTGCCGAGCCCACCTACGCCGACCGGACCTTCCGGTCGCCCGCCGGGATCGCCGGGGGTGTCCTGCTGCTGATCCTCATGTGCTGGATCGGCGGGGACGCCGTGTTCCGGGGCGGCGGCCGGGTGCCGTGGCTGGCGCTGGCCGGGCTGCTGACCGCGGTGCCGCTGGTCGTCGCGTTCACGCTGCGGCCCGTCGTCCTCGCCAACGAGCAGCGCATCAAGATCCGTAACCCGTTCCGGACGATCACCATGCCGTGGACGGCGGTCGCGGATCTGCGAGCCGGGTATTCGAGCGAGCTGTTCACCGAGGACGGCGCCAAGTACCAGCTGTGGGCGGTACCCGTGTCGCTGCGCCAGCGGAAGAAGGCGGCCAGGCAGCAGTCCCGGCGGTCGCTGGACGACCCGTACGACCGCACTTCCGTGCATGCGGACGTCCGTGACACCAAAGCCCGGACAGCGACGGCCGACCAGACCATGGCGGACCTGCGGGAGCTGGTGGAGCGGGCGAAGACGGGGGCGGGTTCGGGGAAGTCGTCGAAATCCGCGGCGACTTCGGACTCTTCGCCGTCCTCGGTCTCGGTGCGCTGGGCGTACGAGGTGATCGCACCGGCGGTGGTGGGCGCGGTGCTGCTGGTGGTGCTGCTCGCGACGGGCTGA
- a CDS encoding PspC domain-containing protein, with protein sequence MAALARPRDGRMIGGVCAALARRFGTSAGTMRIIFLVSCLLPGPQFLLYLALWVLFPSEKTPSAAW encoded by the coding sequence ATGGCCGCACTTGCCCGCCCCCGTGACGGACGCATGATCGGCGGAGTGTGCGCAGCGCTGGCAAGGCGCTTCGGCACCTCCGCGGGAACCATGCGCATCATCTTCCTGGTCTCCTGCCTGCTGCCGGGGCCGCAGTTCCTGCTCTACCTGGCGCTGTGGGTGCTGTTCCCGTCCGAGAAGACGCCGTCCGCCGCCTGGTGA
- a CDS encoding SigE family RNA polymerase sigma factor, whose protein sequence is MNATHSTTASAVVTRLHDVGRSTEKSGAGGGPSLLERSRELGGGRGCVRGAGRQHMPYMTVVDAPVGANGGSTGGAAYGEAMGERKSPAQTEDAETAFTAYVRERRASLYATAYHLTGDRFEAEDLLQSALFSTYRAWDRISDKAAVGGYLRRTMTNLHISAWRRRKLNEYPTEELPETAGDTDAMRGTELRAVLWQALARLPELQRTMLVLRYYEGRTDPEIAAILDISVGTVKSSIWRSLRRLREDEVLSFGRDEEESFGELVA, encoded by the coding sequence ATGAACGCAACTCACAGCACCACCGCAAGCGCAGTTGTCACGCGTCTCCACGATGTCGGCCGGAGCACCGAGAAGTCCGGCGCCGGAGGGGGCCCCTCCCTGCTCGAGCGGAGCCGAGAGCTCGGGGGAGGGCGGGGGTGCGTTCGTGGCGCCGGGCGTCAGCACATGCCGTACATGACGGTGGTTGACGCGCCTGTGGGGGCCAACGGGGGAAGCACCGGGGGAGCCGCGTACGGGGAGGCCATGGGGGAGCGGAAGTCCCCGGCGCAGACCGAGGACGCCGAAACGGCGTTCACGGCCTACGTCCGGGAGCGCCGCGCCTCCCTGTACGCAACCGCCTACCACCTGACCGGAGACCGGTTCGAGGCCGAGGATCTGCTGCAGAGCGCCCTCTTCTCGACGTACCGGGCGTGGGACCGGATCAGCGACAAGGCGGCGGTCGGTGGCTATCTGCGCCGCACCATGACCAACCTGCACATCAGCGCCTGGCGCAGGCGCAAGCTCAACGAGTACCCGACCGAGGAGCTGCCGGAGACGGCGGGCGACACGGACGCGATGCGCGGCACGGAACTGCGCGCCGTGCTCTGGCAGGCGCTGGCGCGGCTGCCCGAACTCCAGCGCACGATGCTGGTCCTGCGCTATTACGAGGGCCGCACCGACCCGGAGATCGCGGCCATCCTCGACATCAGTGTCGGCACGGTGAAGTCCAGCATCTGGCGGTCGCTCCGTCGGCTGCGCGAGGACGAGGTCCTCAGCTTCGGCCGTGACGAGGAGGAGTCCTTCGGCGAGCTGGTGGCCTGA